One part of the Triplophysa rosa linkage group LG5, Trosa_1v2, whole genome shotgun sequence genome encodes these proteins:
- the LOC130554358 gene encoding zinc finger protein 501-like, whose translation MEIVKEENEDVNDPDPCRMKTEDTEEQTDLVLEQTYESDPNEDEEKHQHQKPHHFKTEDMSSGSSQMKKTFTKGRQKSESRKSFRCPHCEEVFGRKTDFELHVRIHTGKKLFTCPQCARNFLYKGKLANHLRIHTSELPYTCLQCGKSFRHKGSLKDHMRVHTGERPYTCVECGKSFTQSSSLNVHMRIHTGESPYTCVLCEKSFTFKGNFNVHMRIHTGESPYSCLRCGKSFAHKSNLKDHSRVHTGERPYTCVQCGKSYTQSSRLTVHMRVHSGETPYTCVQCGKSFTSISILNDHMRIHTGESPYTCVECEKSFIYKSNLKVHMRIHSEESLYTCQQCGKGFVQKGALKEHMRVHTGERPYICDRCGKSFTHSGSLKVHMRVHTGERPYTCVECGKSFACRSNFREHTRIHTGD comes from the exons ATGGAAATCGTTAAAGAGGAAAATGAAGACGTGAATGATCCAGACCCGTGCAGAATGAAAACTGAAGATACTGAGGAACAGACAG ATCTGGTGCTGGAACAGACATATGAAAGTGATCCGAATGAAGATGAAGAGAAACATCAGCACCAGAAACCTCATCATTTCAAAACGGAAGATATGTCTTCTGGTTCTTCGCAAATGAAAAAGACTTTTACAAAAGGAAGGCAAAAATCTGAAAGCAGAAAATCTTTTAGGTGCCCTCATTGTGAAGAGGTCTTTGGACGAAAAACGGACTTTGAGCTGCACGTAAGAATCCACACTGGAAAAAAGCTTTTCACCTGCCCTCAGTGCGCAAGAAACTTCTTGTACAAAGGCAAACTTGCAAATCACTTAAGAATTCACACGAGTGAGCTTCCATACACGTGTCTTcaatgtggaaagagtttcagacaCAAAGGATCGCTTAAAGACCACATGAGAGTgcacactggagagcgcccgTACACATGTGttgagtgtggaaagagtttcacacagAGTAGTAGTCTAAACgttcacatgagaattcacaccggagagagcCCGTACACGTGTGTtctgtgtgaaaagagtttcacTTTCAAGGGTAACTTTAAtgtccacatgagaattcacaccggagaaAGCCCGTACTCGTGTCTTCGCTGCGGAAAGAGTTTCGCACACAAAAGTAACTTGAAGGATCACAGTAGAGTTCACACCGGCGAGCGCCCATACACATGTGTCCAATGTGGAAAGAGTTATACGCAGAGCAGTCGCCTCACGGTCCACATGAGAGTGCACTCTGGAGAGACCCCGTACACATGTGTTCAGTGcggaaagagtttcacaagcATAAGTATTTTAAACgaccacatgagaattcacactggagagagcCCGTACACTTGTGTTgagtgtgaaaagagtttcatTTACAAAAGTAACTTGAAAgtccacatgagaattcactcCGAAGAAAGCTTGTACACATGTCAGCAATGTGGAAAGGGTTTTGTGCAAAAAGGAGCACTTAAGGAACACATGAGAGTGCACACCGGAGAGCGGCCGTACATATGTGATcggtgtggaaagagttttacacACAGTGGTAGTCTCAAGGTccacatgagagttcacactggagaacggCCATACACGTGTGTTGAGTGCGGAAAAAGCTTCGCTTGCCGAAGTAATTTTCGGGAACATacgagaattcacactggagactAG